The proteins below come from a single Pseudomonas sp. MYb118 genomic window:
- a CDS encoding lipopolysaccharide biosynthesis protein, with translation MNKRFFGNAGIFLGANIINAGIPFLLLPFLTRALTPADYGVVAMFGIMVNIFGTLTGLSVHGAIGVRYFELEKSVLARYVGACVSILIVSTAIIFALVALFGKWLEEPTSLPYEWLLVAVLISGLQFLINIKLTLWQVGGIAKRYGIFQVSQGLLNAAVSLIFIFGFLMAWEGRVLGQVIATSVFGVLALVGLFLGSELSRPKAAEGHVSDALKFGVPLIPHVIGGLVMVVADRFIIANMLDVQAVGIYTLALQIGMIMGLIADAFIKVYGPWLYAKLKENTDEARREVVGVTYLVWLVFLALALVAVGFCELFFSAVVGKDFAAAKDIIFWFFLGQTFKGMYLSVAGFFFFSSRTSSVSVVTVCTGLFSVAVTIIFVKLLGLQGAAMAYALSEGVLFLFAWLLSQRIHKMPWSDVVSSISLIANRGFSK, from the coding sequence ATGAATAAGCGATTCTTCGGGAATGCCGGGATATTCCTGGGCGCGAACATAATCAACGCTGGAATTCCTTTTCTGCTCCTGCCGTTCTTGACGCGTGCGCTTACGCCCGCCGATTACGGGGTAGTGGCCATGTTTGGCATCATGGTCAATATTTTTGGCACGCTGACAGGTCTGAGCGTGCATGGAGCCATTGGTGTTCGTTACTTTGAACTGGAAAAAAGTGTTCTGGCGAGATACGTCGGTGCTTGCGTCAGCATTCTGATTGTCAGCACTGCCATAATATTTGCGCTCGTGGCTTTATTCGGAAAATGGCTGGAGGAGCCAACGAGCCTGCCCTATGAGTGGTTGCTGGTTGCCGTTCTCATTTCCGGTTTGCAGTTTCTGATAAATATCAAACTCACGCTTTGGCAGGTGGGGGGCATCGCAAAGCGGTATGGGATCTTTCAGGTATCCCAGGGGTTACTCAACGCCGCTGTCTCGCTGATTTTCATTTTCGGTTTCCTGATGGCATGGGAAGGCCGGGTACTGGGACAGGTCATCGCAACGAGTGTTTTTGGCGTTCTGGCGTTGGTCGGGCTGTTCCTGGGCAGTGAGTTGAGCCGCCCCAAAGCCGCTGAGGGTCACGTATCGGACGCTCTGAAGTTCGGTGTGCCGCTCATTCCTCATGTGATCGGCGGTTTGGTAATGGTCGTGGCAGATCGGTTTATCATCGCCAATATGCTCGATGTTCAAGCGGTGGGGATTTATACCCTGGCGCTTCAGATCGGCATGATCATGGGGTTGATCGCGGATGCGTTCATCAAGGTTTACGGCCCCTGGCTGTATGCAAAATTGAAGGAAAACACCGATGAAGCACGCCGGGAGGTGGTGGGAGTCACCTATCTGGTATGGTTGGTCTTCCTCGCTTTGGCTCTTGTGGCGGTCGGATTTTGCGAACTGTTTTTCTCCGCCGTCGTGGGCAAGGACTTTGCCGCCGCCAAGGACATCATCTTCTGGTTTTTTCTGGGGCAAACCTTTAAAGGCATGTACCTCTCGGTGGCTGGCTTTTTCTTTTTCTCGTCGCGAACGAGCAGCGTGTCGGTAGTGACTGTCTGCACCGGTCTGTTTTCCGTTGCAGTCACTATCATTTTTGTGAAGCTTCTGGGATTGCAGGGAGCAGCCATGGCTTACGCCCTTTCCGAGGGGGTGCTTTTTCTGTTTGCGTGGCTGCTGTCGCAGCGCATACACAAAATGCCTTGGTCCGACGTGGTTTCGTCTATATCCCTTATTGCGAACCGAGGCTTTTCGAAATGA
- the hisH gene encoding imidazole glycerol phosphate synthase subunit HisH, producing the protein MSQQIGVVDYGAAGNVFSIARALECAGAKVKVVKHSQDLVGVDKLVMPGVGSFVDGMRELNESGMSEAIVAYAATDRPLLGICLGMQVLSSVGFEYGETRGLDLMLGEVRQMQCKGVVPHMGFNSLSIVADSPLLKGVTASDLFYFMHSYEVQKYTDVISLTTYAGHQFVSGVQRGNIFGLQFHPEKSRQAGIRVFENFLAL; encoded by the coding sequence ATGAGTCAGCAGATCGGTGTAGTTGACTACGGTGCCGCGGGCAACGTGTTCAGTATTGCCAGGGCACTTGAATGTGCGGGCGCCAAGGTCAAGGTGGTCAAGCACAGCCAGGATCTGGTCGGTGTCGATAAGCTGGTCATGCCCGGCGTTGGCAGCTTCGTGGACGGCATGCGCGAATTGAATGAATCTGGCATGTCTGAGGCGATCGTCGCCTATGCGGCAACTGATCGTCCATTGCTCGGCATTTGCCTGGGCATGCAAGTGCTCAGTTCGGTTGGTTTTGAGTACGGCGAAACTCGCGGGCTTGATCTGATGCTTGGCGAAGTCCGACAAATGCAGTGCAAGGGTGTTGTGCCGCACATGGGCTTCAACAGCCTCTCCATTGTGGCTGACAGTCCCCTGCTGAAGGGTGTCACTGCGTCGGATCTGTTCTATTTCATGCACTCTTACGAAGTGCAGAAATATACTGATGTGATCTCCCTGACGACATACGCGGGGCATCAGTTTGTTTCTGGCGTACAACGTGGGAATATTTTTGGCTTGCAGTTCCATCCCGAGAAAAGTCGCCAAGCCGGTATTCGTGTTTTTGAAAACTTCTTAGCTTTGTGA
- a CDS encoding nucleotidyltransferase family protein gives MLQWESVLVSPETSLEDAVATLDREGLRIVLVVDDDRRLLGTLTDGDVRRSLLKHLPLDIKVRDVMCASPQTVERGWSKERILAVMEKHQLLQLPVVDASRRVVGLETLHGILHKEQYDNPVFLMAGGFGSRLRPLTQNCPKPLLKVGDKPILELILESFISAGFHRFFVSTHYMPEMIREYFGDGSRWGVSIRYVHEEEPLGTGGALGLLPHDEINLPTFMMNGDLLTTLNFQNLLEFHQENTGVATMCVREYEQCIPYGVIQSEGHRIVSMVEKPVHRYFINAGIYLLSPELVKSVKPGTRIDMPTLLGQQIDKGSDVNMFPVHEYWLDIGRMEDFQRAQSDISGLFNG, from the coding sequence ATGCTGCAATGGGAATCAGTCCTCGTAAGCCCGGAAACATCCCTTGAGGATGCGGTCGCGACGCTTGATCGTGAAGGCTTGCGTATTGTTCTGGTTGTAGATGATGACCGCCGCCTGCTGGGTACCCTTACGGATGGCGATGTGCGACGCAGCTTGCTCAAGCATCTACCGCTGGACATCAAGGTGCGTGATGTCATGTGTGCTTCGCCGCAGACTGTCGAGCGGGGGTGGAGCAAGGAGCGCATCCTGGCCGTAATGGAAAAGCATCAACTGCTGCAGTTGCCTGTTGTGGATGCTTCGCGTCGTGTGGTCGGCCTGGAAACCCTCCATGGCATTCTGCACAAGGAACAATATGACAACCCGGTCTTCCTGATGGCGGGTGGCTTCGGTTCACGGCTGCGACCATTGACTCAAAATTGCCCCAAGCCCTTGCTCAAGGTGGGCGACAAACCGATTCTCGAGCTCATCCTGGAAAGCTTTATCAGCGCAGGTTTCCACCGGTTTTTCGTCTCTACGCATTACATGCCGGAAATGATTCGCGAATATTTCGGGGACGGCAGCCGTTGGGGGGTCAGTATTCGCTATGTGCACGAAGAGGAGCCTCTGGGTACGGGCGGCGCACTCGGACTGTTGCCCCATGACGAAATCAACCTGCCGACATTCATGATGAATGGCGACCTGCTGACGACTCTCAATTTTCAGAACCTGCTTGAGTTTCACCAGGAAAACACCGGCGTGGCCACCATGTGTGTTCGCGAGTACGAACAGTGCATTCCGTACGGTGTCATTCAGAGCGAGGGCCATCGAATCGTGTCGATGGTCGAGAAGCCCGTGCACCGATATTTTATCAATGCCGGTATCTACCTGCTTTCGCCGGAACTGGTGAAAAGCGTCAAGCCTGGAACGCGTATAGACATGCCAACGCTGTTGGGCCAGCAGATCGACAAGGGGAGTGATGTGAACATGTTCCCTGTCCACGAGTACTGGTTGGACATTGGCCGAATGGAAGATTTTCAGCGTGCGCAATCCGACATCTCCGGGCTCTTCAATGGATAA
- a CDS encoding acetyltransferase: MNAHKPLVILGAGGHAKVLLALVQSLGLDVLGVCDPVLAEQGAGLWRGIAVLGGDAALEALDPDSVELVNGLGQLVGSAGRANLFQRLKLQGFRFPVLVHPTAWVDSSATLQEGVQVMAGAVIQADVVIGANSIINTRAGVDHDCRLGVDVHVAPGATLCGSVRVADRAFIGSGATVIQGLNVGMEAVVGAGATLTRNLEARHVLLGPAGRKKDAPKED, from the coding sequence TTGAACGCTCATAAACCCTTGGTGATCCTGGGAGCGGGGGGGCACGCCAAAGTGCTTCTGGCGCTTGTGCAATCGCTCGGTCTGGATGTGCTGGGTGTGTGTGATCCGGTGTTGGCTGAACAGGGGGCCGGGCTGTGGCGCGGTATTGCGGTCCTGGGCGGTGATGCAGCGCTCGAGGCTCTGGACCCTGACTCGGTGGAGCTGGTCAATGGACTTGGGCAACTGGTTGGCAGTGCTGGCAGAGCGAACCTCTTTCAACGTTTGAAGTTGCAGGGGTTTCGTTTTCCGGTTCTCGTGCATCCAACCGCCTGGGTAGACTCGAGCGCCACTCTCCAGGAAGGCGTCCAGGTGATGGCGGGCGCAGTCATTCAAGCGGATGTGGTTATCGGCGCCAATTCAATCATCAACACCCGTGCCGGAGTCGATCATGATTGCAGGTTGGGTGTCGATGTCCACGTTGCGCCAGGCGCCACGCTATGCGGTAGTGTGCGGGTCGCAGACAGGGCATTCATTGGAAGCGGCGCCACTGTTATCCAGGGGCTGAATGTTGGAATGGAAGCAGTTGTCGGAGCTGGTGCTACCCTGACCAGAAATCTCGAAGCTCGACACGTTTTGTTAGGTCCTGCGGGGCGCAAGAAAGACGCCCCGAAGGAAGACTAG
- a CDS encoding N-acetyl sugar amidotransferase — protein sequence MNNQESFGRYGLPLNIQFCKKCAMNNQRPSSTVEFKNKPGEIKKAIFFDEHGVCDACNFAEKKKLINWQERERELRELCDRHRRSDGRYDVVVPGSGGKDSVMAAHVLKFKYNMNPILVTWPPAIYTDIGRRNFDAWLNSGFANYTYNQNKKVHRTLTRLAFEKLCHPFQPFILGQKNLAPKMSVMLDIPLVVFGENEAEYGNAILDNDKPTRDPKYYTAENQLSDLYLGGVSASQLMEEYKYSMADLEAYLPVDPYKIQSVGTEVHYLGYYMKWHPQETYYFSVENSDFMPNDHRTEGSFSKYSSLDDMIDWLHYYTTYTKFGIGRATYDAAQEIRNGDITRDEGISLIKRFDGEFPEIYQKQCLEYMGISAERFAEVIEEFRTPHLWDKTATGWELKKPIWKA from the coding sequence ATGAATAATCAAGAGTCGTTTGGACGCTACGGTCTTCCGTTAAATATCCAGTTTTGCAAAAAATGCGCCATGAACAACCAGCGGCCTTCGTCGACTGTCGAGTTCAAGAACAAGCCAGGCGAGATCAAGAAAGCGATTTTCTTCGATGAGCATGGTGTGTGTGACGCCTGTAATTTCGCTGAAAAGAAAAAGCTGATCAACTGGCAGGAGCGTGAGCGCGAGCTGAGAGAGCTGTGCGATCGTCATCGCCGCAGTGACGGCCGTTATGATGTCGTCGTTCCGGGCAGTGGCGGCAAGGATAGCGTGATGGCTGCGCACGTCCTCAAGTTCAAATACAACATGAACCCTATTCTGGTGACGTGGCCGCCTGCGATTTACACCGACATTGGTCGGCGTAACTTCGATGCCTGGCTGAACTCCGGTTTTGCCAACTACACCTACAACCAGAATAAAAAAGTCCACCGCACCCTGACGCGGCTGGCCTTTGAAAAACTCTGCCATCCCTTCCAGCCTTTTATTCTTGGGCAAAAGAACCTGGCACCGAAAATGTCGGTGATGCTGGACATTCCACTGGTTGTCTTTGGTGAAAACGAAGCTGAGTACGGTAACGCCATTCTCGATAATGACAAACCGACCCGTGATCCGAAGTACTACACAGCAGAGAACCAGTTGAGCGATCTGTACCTGGGGGGTGTCAGTGCCAGCCAGTTGATGGAGGAGTATAAGTACTCGATGGCGGATCTCGAGGCTTACTTGCCAGTGGATCCTTACAAGATTCAGAGTGTAGGTACTGAGGTTCATTATCTTGGCTACTACATGAAATGGCACCCTCAAGAGACGTACTATTTCTCTGTCGAAAACTCCGATTTCATGCCGAATGATCACCGGACCGAAGGCAGCTTCAGCAAGTATAGCTCCCTGGACGACATGATCGACTGGTTGCATTACTATACGACATACACCAAGTTTGGTATTGGTCGTGCAACTTACGATGCTGCGCAGGAAATTCGTAACGGCGATATCACTCGTGATGAGGGTATTTCGTTGATCAAGCGTTTTGACGGCGAGTTCCCGGAAATCTATCAAAAGCAGTGCCTTGAATACATGGGTATCTCTGCAGAGCGCTTTGCAGAAGTCATCGAAGAGTTCAGAACGCCTCATCTCTGGGATAAGACGGCCACTGGATGGGAACTGAAAAAACCTATCTGGAAAGCATGA
- the hisF gene encoding imidazole glycerol phosphate synthase subunit HisF, with protein sequence MRIIAKLDVKPPQVVKPVHFEGLRKIGAPGDLAYKYYEQGADEIFYIDIVSSLYRREILFDLISDTAKRILVPFAVGGGVHTTDDFSRLFHHGADKVVMNTGAHEDPSRIDAAAKIFGGQSVVVNIEAKQVRENGWECYTDCGRIPSGRDVVLWAKEVEARGAGEILLQSVDCDGRQRGFDIELVKAVVGAVNIPVVASSGAGTLQDILNVAQQAAPSGIALASVLHYDKTTIGDVKRFLIEHGVEVAV encoded by the coding sequence ATGCGAATAATTGCCAAGCTGGATGTTAAGCCTCCACAAGTAGTGAAACCAGTTCACTTTGAGGGGCTGAGGAAAATCGGTGCTCCAGGCGACCTCGCTTATAAATACTATGAGCAGGGAGCTGATGAGATATTCTATATCGATATCGTGTCTAGCTTATATCGACGCGAAATTCTCTTTGATCTGATTTCGGACACCGCCAAGAGGATTCTCGTTCCTTTCGCCGTGGGTGGTGGGGTCCACACCACCGATGACTTTTCCAGACTGTTTCACCACGGTGCGGACAAGGTTGTCATGAACACCGGGGCGCATGAAGATCCGTCGCGCATTGATGCGGCGGCGAAAATCTTCGGCGGGCAGTCGGTCGTTGTAAATATCGAAGCGAAACAGGTCCGTGAAAACGGCTGGGAGTGCTATACCGATTGCGGTCGTATTCCATCCGGTCGCGATGTTGTGCTTTGGGCCAAGGAGGTGGAGGCGCGCGGTGCCGGCGAAATTCTATTGCAGTCGGTGGATTGCGACGGTCGCCAACGCGGGTTCGATATCGAGCTGGTCAAGGCGGTGGTGGGTGCTGTGAACATCCCTGTCGTTGCATCCAGTGGCGCCGGAACACTTCAGGATATCCTGAATGTTGCGCAACAGGCCGCGCCGAGCGGCATAGCACTCGCGTCAGTGCTTCATTACGATAAAACCACGATCGGTGACGTCAAACGTTTCCTGATCGAGCATGGTGTGGAGGTGGCAGTATGA
- the neuB gene encoding N-acetylneuraminate synthase, whose product MKQTDTDTVYIIAEAGVNHNGDRALAFALVDAAAEAGADAVKFQTFDASKLASGNVAKAAYQKKSTDEAESQLSMLKKLELPREWHADLQRHAHQKGIDFLSTAFDTDSLDFLDTLGMPLFKVPSGELTNAPLLWKFARTGKKLILSTGMATLAEVEQALAIVTHALTFNEEPRNIDEVWRCWGNRDARKKLAGHVTLLHCTSQYPTPWAEVNLRAMDTLASAFGLEVGYSDHTEGGLISIAAVARGARVIEKHFTLDRSMPGPDHQASLEPEELKAMVSDIRALQQALGDGAKAPQESEWDTRRAARQQVVAACAIEQGQILTRDHLTTARSGQGLAPTALWGLVGSRASRAYAPGENLEP is encoded by the coding sequence ATGAAGCAGACTGACACAGATACGGTTTACATCATCGCTGAAGCCGGCGTTAATCATAATGGTGACCGGGCTTTGGCATTTGCACTGGTAGATGCAGCTGCCGAAGCCGGCGCAGATGCAGTCAAGTTCCAGACATTCGATGCCTCGAAGCTGGCTTCCGGCAACGTCGCCAAAGCGGCTTATCAGAAAAAAAGCACAGACGAAGCGGAAAGCCAGCTCTCGATGCTGAAGAAACTCGAATTGCCTCGGGAATGGCATGCGGACTTGCAACGTCATGCCCATCAGAAGGGGATCGACTTTCTATCCACGGCATTCGACACCGACAGCCTCGACTTTCTTGACACGCTAGGAATGCCGCTTTTCAAGGTTCCATCAGGTGAGCTGACAAATGCTCCCTTGTTGTGGAAGTTTGCGCGCACGGGGAAGAAGCTGATCCTTTCTACCGGTATGGCGACCCTTGCCGAAGTGGAGCAGGCGCTGGCAATCGTGACTCACGCGCTGACATTCAATGAGGAGCCCAGGAACATCGACGAAGTCTGGCGCTGCTGGGGCAACCGTGATGCGCGCAAGAAGCTGGCAGGACATGTGACATTGCTTCACTGCACCTCCCAGTACCCGACGCCCTGGGCGGAAGTGAACCTCAGGGCCATGGATACGCTGGCCTCGGCATTTGGCCTGGAGGTCGGGTATTCGGATCACACCGAGGGTGGGCTGATATCCATTGCTGCTGTAGCGCGCGGTGCGCGTGTCATCGAAAAACACTTTACCCTGGACAGGTCCATGCCCGGTCCGGATCACCAGGCATCCCTGGAGCCCGAAGAGCTCAAGGCCATGGTGTCGGACATCCGTGCTCTGCAACAGGCTCTCGGTGACGGTGCGAAGGCACCGCAGGAAAGCGAGTGGGACACCCGCAGGGCCGCTCGTCAGCAAGTTGTGGCGGCTTGTGCGATCGAACAGGGCCAGATCCTGACCCGTGATCATTTGACGACCGCGAGGAGTGGGCAGGGCCTGGCACCGACAGCGTTGTGGGGGTTGGTAGGCTCGCGTGCGTCAAGGGCTTATGCCCCCGGTGAGAACCTGGAACCTTGA
- a CDS encoding DapH/DapD/GlmU-related protein → MSRSILRVASKLLEFIRSAGWKITYSNYRHEYDLHRNFAFNGAYIQFYGEGEIRAGEGSYIGGLSTVQAVSGCSVTIGAGCRISHNVRMYTQSADADADFSCANPPEKQGDIVIGDYCWIGANVFINPGVTVGRNAVIGANSVVTKDIPSDEIWGGVPAKLIRRKNIANDAVL, encoded by the coding sequence ATGAGCCGTTCAATTTTACGTGTTGCTTCGAAGCTCCTGGAGTTCATTCGAAGTGCGGGATGGAAAATTACATATTCAAATTATCGGCATGAATATGACCTGCACCGCAATTTCGCTTTTAATGGTGCCTACATTCAGTTCTACGGGGAAGGTGAAATCCGCGCCGGAGAGGGAAGCTACATCGGAGGCCTGTCCACCGTCCAGGCAGTATCAGGGTGTAGCGTGACCATCGGTGCTGGCTGTCGCATCTCACACAACGTGAGAATGTACACACAGTCTGCCGATGCCGACGCCGATTTTTCCTGCGCCAACCCTCCTGAGAAGCAGGGTGACATTGTTATTGGGGATTACTGCTGGATTGGTGCGAACGTGTTCATCAATCCAGGCGTAACTGTCGGAAGAAACGCCGTCATAGGGGCGAATTCCGTTGTTACCAAGGATATTCCGTCGGACGAAATCTGGGGTGGCGTTCCGGCGAAACTTATCAGACGAAAAAACATCGCGAATGATGCGGTCTTATAA
- a CDS encoding NAD-dependent 4,6-dehydratase LegB, with protein sequence MKALITGADGFIGSHLTELLVREGYEVKALSQYNSFNYWGWLESVDCLSNIEVLSGDVRDPHYCKHITKGVDVVFNLAALIAIPYSYVAPDSYVDTNIKGTLNICQAALENGVQRVIHTSTSEVYGTAQYVPIDEKHPLQAQSPYSASKIGADAMAMSFYNAFDLPLTIARPFNTYGPRQSARAVIPTIITQIASGKKQIQLGDTTPTRDFNYVADTCRGFLELARCEAAVGETVNIGSNYEISVGDTLNLIRELMGSDVEFLTDQQRIRPEKSEVFRLWCDNTKIRALTGFEPQHDIRQGLQKTIDWLLLPENLAKYKADIYNV encoded by the coding sequence GTGAAGGCATTAATTACAGGTGCTGATGGTTTTATCGGTTCTCACCTGACCGAGTTGCTCGTACGCGAAGGGTACGAGGTAAAAGCGTTGTCCCAGTATAATTCTTTCAATTACTGGGGTTGGCTGGAAAGTGTTGACTGCTTGTCGAATATTGAAGTCTTGAGCGGTGATGTGCGCGATCCGCATTATTGCAAGCACATCACGAAAGGCGTTGATGTAGTTTTCAATCTTGCAGCACTGATTGCCATTCCTTATTCGTATGTGGCGCCTGATAGCTACGTCGATACGAATATCAAAGGGACTTTGAATATTTGTCAGGCCGCCCTCGAAAATGGCGTTCAGCGGGTAATTCATACCTCTACCAGTGAGGTATATGGCACCGCTCAGTACGTTCCCATTGATGAAAAGCACCCGCTGCAGGCGCAGTCGCCCTATAGCGCATCGAAAATTGGCGCGGATGCGATGGCGATGAGTTTCTACAACGCCTTCGACCTGCCTCTGACTATTGCTCGTCCATTCAACACGTACGGCCCACGGCAATCCGCCAGGGCTGTCATTCCGACGATCATTACTCAGATTGCCAGTGGTAAGAAGCAGATTCAGTTGGGCGATACCACCCCGACACGTGACTTCAACTACGTCGCCGACACATGCCGTGGTTTTCTCGAACTGGCGCGTTGCGAGGCGGCCGTAGGGGAGACAGTGAATATCGGCTCCAACTATGAAATCTCGGTGGGCGACACACTGAACCTCATTCGCGAGTTGATGGGAAGTGATGTGGAGTTCCTGACCGATCAGCAGCGAATCCGCCCGGAAAAATCGGAAGTGTTCCGCTTGTGGTGTGACAACACGAAAATCCGCGCACTGACAGGTTTCGAACCGCAGCATGACATTCGACAAGGTCTTCAAAAGACGATTGACTGGTTGCTGCTCCCCGAGAACCTGGCCAAGTACAAAGCCGATATTTACAACGTTTGA
- a CDS encoding LegC family aminotransferase has protein sequence MFDSLIQFVRAQYRTNDFIPLHAPVFLGQERDYVVETIESTFVSSVGAFVDRFERDMAAYTGSPRAVATVNGTAALHVALMLAGVKTGDLVVTQALTFVATCNAIAYCGAEPVFVDVDRHTLGMSPGALETWLEDNVQKGTDGLCRHKATGQIVRACLPMHTFGHPAELDGLVDVCNRWGLVLVEDAAESLGSLYKGRHTGCFGRLGTLSFNGNKIITTGGGGMILANEELGTQAKHLTTTAKKPHPYEYVHDELGYNYRLPNLNAALGCAQLEQLERFIASKRELASNYAQLLEGSDLQFVKEPEGCRSNYWLNAVICDSTAQRDELLKATNDNGVMTRPIWKLMNHLPLYARCLQGDLTHSEWLSARIVNLPSSVVPETHA, from the coding sequence ATGTTCGACTCTCTAATCCAGTTCGTGCGCGCGCAGTATCGTACGAATGATTTCATTCCACTTCACGCGCCGGTCTTTCTGGGGCAGGAGCGTGATTATGTGGTGGAAACCATCGAGTCGACGTTTGTCTCAAGTGTGGGTGCCTTCGTTGATCGCTTCGAGCGGGACATGGCTGCCTACACCGGTAGCCCTCGCGCAGTGGCGACGGTGAACGGCACGGCGGCGCTTCACGTGGCTCTGATGTTGGCCGGGGTCAAGACTGGCGATCTGGTTGTGACTCAGGCATTGACGTTCGTGGCCACTTGCAACGCAATTGCCTATTGCGGTGCGGAACCGGTGTTTGTCGATGTCGATCGCCACACTCTCGGCATGTCGCCTGGCGCCCTGGAAACCTGGCTGGAAGACAATGTGCAAAAGGGGACCGATGGTCTGTGCCGGCATAAGGCGACCGGGCAGATTGTGCGTGCCTGCTTGCCTATGCACACTTTCGGGCATCCGGCTGAGCTGGATGGCCTGGTGGATGTCTGCAATCGCTGGGGCCTGGTGTTGGTCGAGGATGCCGCCGAGTCCCTCGGTAGTTTGTACAAAGGGCGCCACACCGGTTGCTTCGGGCGTCTGGGTACACTGAGCTTCAATGGAAACAAGATCATTACCACCGGCGGCGGCGGGATGATTCTGGCCAACGAAGAGTTGGGTACCCAGGCCAAACACCTGACGACAACAGCCAAGAAGCCCCACCCCTATGAGTATGTGCATGACGAGCTCGGTTACAACTATCGTCTGCCGAATCTCAATGCGGCCCTGGGGTGCGCGCAGCTCGAACAACTGGAGCGTTTCATCGCCTCGAAACGGGAACTGGCGTCGAACTATGCGCAGTTGCTGGAAGGTAGCGACTTGCAGTTCGTCAAGGAACCTGAGGGCTGCCGGTCGAACTATTGGCTCAATGCGGTTATCTGTGACAGCACTGCGCAAAGAGACGAGTTGCTCAAGGCAACGAACGACAACGGTGTGATGACGCGACCCATCTGGAAGCTGATGAATCATTTGCCGCTTTATGCACGGTGCCTGCAGGGTGACCTGACCCATTCCGAATGGCTTTCTGCACGCATCGTCAATCTGCCAAGCAGCGTCGTGCCGGAGACACACGCGTGA
- the neuC gene encoding UDP-N-acetylglucosamine 2-epimerase yields MKRTVAVFTGSRAEYGLLYWLMKDLQASDEFQLQVIVSGMHLSPEFGETWRQVEEDGFTIDAKVEMLLSSDSAVGVAKSMGLGTLGFADALDRLRPDLLVILGDRFEALAIAQAALVMRIPIAHLHGGEITEGAYDDAIRHAITKMSYLHFVATEPYRERVIQMGESPERVFNVGAVGIDHLLRSPKMSMEALRESLGFALRSPYLVVTYHPVTGMDESPEQTFTALTEALDSFADHQVIFTYPNADNGGRAIIPLLEAYAQRQPERVLAIPSLGFRRYLSAISTASAVVGNSSSGIIEVPAFGIPTVDIGVRQKGRLAADSVLHCEPNRDSIEHALRTALTPEFAVACRTTANPYGKGNACEAIMAVLSNYDGASHKSFHDLS; encoded by the coding sequence GTGAAACGTACCGTCGCTGTTTTCACCGGCTCGAGGGCAGAGTACGGATTGCTGTATTGGCTGATGAAGGATCTTCAGGCCAGCGACGAGTTTCAGTTGCAGGTTATCGTCAGTGGAATGCATCTTTCTCCCGAGTTCGGAGAAACCTGGCGCCAGGTCGAAGAAGACGGTTTCACCATTGATGCCAAGGTCGAGATGTTGCTTTCATCGGACTCCGCTGTGGGCGTCGCCAAGTCGATGGGCCTGGGTACCTTGGGGTTTGCCGATGCCCTGGATCGTCTGCGTCCGGATCTGCTGGTCATTCTCGGGGATCGTTTCGAGGCCCTGGCAATCGCCCAGGCAGCATTGGTGATGCGTATTCCCATTGCCCATCTTCATGGTGGCGAGATCACCGAGGGAGCTTATGACGATGCAATTCGACATGCGATTACCAAGATGTCTTACCTGCACTTCGTAGCGACCGAACCCTATCGCGAGCGTGTCATCCAGATGGGAGAGTCTCCTGAGCGCGTCTTCAATGTCGGTGCCGTTGGCATTGATCATTTGTTGCGCTCGCCGAAAATGAGCATGGAGGCACTTCGCGAGAGCCTCGGATTTGCCTTGCGCTCGCCTTATCTGGTGGTCACTTATCATCCGGTAACCGGGATGGACGAAAGTCCCGAGCAAACCTTTACAGCGCTTACGGAGGCGTTGGACAGTTTCGCGGATCACCAGGTCATTTTCACCTATCCCAACGCCGATAACGGCGGGCGCGCCATCATTCCCTTGCTTGAAGCCTATGCCCAGCGGCAGCCCGAGCGGGTATTGGCGATACCTTCGTTGGGTTTCAGGCGTTATCTGTCGGCGATCTCCACGGCGTCTGCAGTGGTGGGTAATTCTTCGAGCGGGATTATCGAGGTCCCGGCTTTTGGTATTCCGACGGTGGATATTGGAGTGCGTCAGAAAGGCAGATTGGCTGCCGACTCCGTATTACATTGCGAACCGAATCGCGATTCCATCGAGCATGCCCTGCGTACCGCGCTCACGCCCGAATTTGCCGTTGCCTGCAGAACAACGGCCAACCCTTACGGAAAGGGGAACGCCTGTGAGGCAATCATGGCGGTATTGAGCAATTACGATGGGGCGTCCCATAAATCATTCCATGATTTGAGCTGA